The Pelagibius sp. CAU 1746 genomic sequence AGACCAGCACGCCGTCGATGTCCTCCGGCAGCGCCGCCAGGCCGCGGCGCAGCGAGGAGGAGAGGCCGCTGGCGTAGTCGGGATTGTGGGTCAGAGTGAAGCCGCGCCCCTCACGTGATCTTGGCGGCAGCGCCCCTTCCACCGCGGCGTAGTCGTGGCCGGTGACCACCGCCAGGGGCTGAGCCTGGGAGGCGGTGAGCGCGTCGAGGACGTGCGTTACCATCGGCTTGCCGTCGACCGGCACCAGCAGCTTGTTCACCTTGCCCATGCGCCGTGACCGTCCGGCGGCCAGCACCACGGCGGCGATCTTCGGAGCGCGCGGCGCGCCCTCCGGGGTTTCCACCGCCTCGGCGCGGGGCAGGCCGCGCGCGGCGATTTCCTTCAGCAGGCCGCCGCCGCCCAGACGCATGACGTTTTCCGGCGTCACCGCGAGGCCGGCGACGAGGCGCTGCAGCACCCAGTCGAAGCCGTTGACCTTGGGCGAGCGGGCGCAGCCGGGCAGGCCGACGACGGGACGTCCCTGCAACTCGCCGAGCAGGATCAGGTTGCCGGGATCGACCGGCATGCCGAAGTGGGTGACGCTGCCGCCGGCGGCCTCCAGGCCGCTGGGCAGCACGTCGCGGCGGTCGACGATGGCCGAGGCGCCCGACATCAGCAGGATGTCGCAGCCTTCGCCGGCGAGACCCTTCAGTTCCTCGGCTACGGCGCCGCTGTCGTGAGCACAGCGCCGCTCCAGCACGGCGGGGCAGTCCAGGTTGGCGAGGCGCTGGTCCATGACCTGCCGGGTCTTGTCCAGCACGCTCTCCTTGGTGATGGCAAGCTGGGTCTGCACCAGGCCGACCTTGCGCGCGGCCAGCGGCGCCACGCTAAGCAGCGGCGGGCCGTTGCGCGCCACGGCGAGGCAGGCGTCGAGTGCCCCGCGTGCCACTGCGAAGGGGATGACTTTGATGGTCGCGGCCATCTGGCGCGGTTCCACCAGGTCATAGGGTGCGAGGGTCGCCAGAGTGATGGTCTCGTCGACCAGGTTGAAGGCGTCGATACGCGCGCGATCGGCCACCAGCACGCCGCGCTCCGCGACCATCAGGTTGCAGCGCCCGGTGAAGCTGGCGGTGGCAGTGAGCCCGCTGCCGATGAGGGCCGCGGCCAGTTCGGTCACCGCCGCGTCCTCATGCACGTCGCCGTCTTCCAGGCGGGCGGCGACGACCTCCGCGATGCCCGCGTTCTGCAGGGCGGCGACGTCCTCCGCCGAGAGCCGGCGGCCTTTCTTGAAGCTGAAGCCGGCGCCGCGCAACGAGTGGGCGAGGATGCAGTCCTCGGCCTCGGTCACGGCTGTCGGGCCGAAGATCACCCTACCATCTCCTTGGCGGGCGCCTCAGGCTGCTTGGCCTTCACCAGTGGCGGCACGCCGTGCAGCACCTGGGTGATCTGCGCCATGATGGAGATGGCGATCTCAGCCGGGCTCTTGGCCCCGACCGCCAGGCCGATGGGAGCGTGGATACGGGCGATCTCGTTGTCGCTCAGGCCTTGCCCGCGCAGCCGGTCGACGCGCTTGGCGTGGGTCTTGCGGCTGCCCAGGGCGCCGACGTAGAAGGCGGGCGAGCGCAGCGCCACGCCCAGTGCCGGATCGTCCAGCTTGGGGTCGTGGGTCAGAACCACGACGGCGCTGCGGTGGTCGGGCGCCAAGGCTGTCATGGCTTCGTCCGGCCAGTCGTCGATGAGCTGCACGTTCGGGAAGCGGGTCTCGTTGGCCCAGGCCTTGCGCGGGTCGATCACGATGACCTCGTAGCCGGCTACCTGGGCGATGGGCACCAGCGCCTGGGAGATGTGCACGGCGCCGACCACCAGCAGGCGCAGCGGCGGATTATAGACATGGACGAAGAGATTCGGGTGCTCGGCCAGCGGGCCGCTGCGGTCGGTGGTGATGGAGGCCGTCACCGCCGCCTGCTGAGCGGCGTCGAGCGACAGCTCGCCAAGACTGTCGCCGTCCGCCTGGAGCAACTGGCGGCCGTCCGTCAGGTCGGTGACCAGCGCGGTCGGCTGCTTGGCGGCGCGGGCTTGCTGCAGCCGGTCGAGGATCTCTCGTTTCATTCGACGTTCTCGACGAAGACCTTGACGGTGCCGCCGCAGGCCAGGCCGACGTCCCAGGCCTGTTCGTCGGTGACGCCGAACTCCAGCAGCTTGGGCGGCGCGCCCGCCATGATGGCCTGGGCCTCGTGCACCACCGCACCCTCGATGCAGCCGCCGGAGACCGAACCTTGGAGCCGCAAGGTGTCGTCGACGATGAGCTGGCTGCCGACCGGCCGCGGGGAGGAGCCCCAGGTCGCCACCACCGTCGCCAGGGCCACCTTGTGGCCCTCGTCGCGCCAGCGCGCTGCTTCAGCCAGCAAGTCCTCGGCTTTTCCTGTCGTCATGTTCCCGTCCGCCATGTCGTCATTCCTTCCTCACGCCGCATCGTCGGCCGGCTCAGGACCTCCGAGAGATCGCTCAGGCTTTGCAGGTTGTGCACCGTCCTGAAGTCGTCCACATGCGGGATCAAGGCTTTAGCCCCTAATGACTTTGGTTGGTAGGCATCATATCTCAAGAGCGGGTTCAGCCAAATCAGCCGCCGGCAGGACTTGTGCAGGCGTTCGACCTCGCCTTCCAGGCCCGCGGCATTGTCGCGGTCCAGGCCGTCGGAGATCAGCAGCACCACGGCGCCCTGGCCCAATACCCGCCGCGCCCAGGTGACGTTGAAATCGTGCAGGCAGGCGCCGATGCGGGTGCCGCCGGCCCAGTCGACCACGCTCCCGGCGACCTTCTCGATGGCCACGTCGACATCCTTCTGGCGCAGGTGGCGGGTGATGTTGGTCAGGCGGGTGCCGAACACGAAAGTGTGAACACGGTCTCGGTCGTTGGTGACCGCATGCATGAAATGCAGCAGCATGCGCGAATAGCGGCTCATGGAGCCGGAGATGTCGCAGAGCACCACCAGGGGCGGATGGCGGCGCCGCGGCTTCTTGAAGCGCAGGGGGATGATGTCGCCACCCTGGCGCAGCGCCGCGCGCATGGTGGCGCGCAGGTCGGCGCGCCGGCCGCCGCCGGGACGGAAGCGCCGGGTCGGCACTTCCATGATCGGCAGGCGCATGTTCTGGATGGCCTGCCTGGCTTCGGCCAACTCGGCCGCGGACATCTTCTCGAAATCGGTGGTTTGCAGCACCTCCTTGCTGGAGAAGGTGAGGGCCGCATCGATCTCCTGCTTTTCCTCTTCCCAGTCGGGCTCCTGACCTTCTCCCTCCTTGGGGCGCATGGCGTCGGACAGGCGGCGGCTCAGTTCCTCGGCGGCGTCGGGCTTCTGGCCCGCCAGGGGGGTGATGTCGGGCAGCAGCAGCGCCATCATCCGCTGCAGGATCTCGGGGTTGCGCCAGAAGACGTGGAAAGCCTGATCGAAGAGTTCCTGCTGATCGCGCCGGTTCACGAAGACCGCGTGCAGGGTCCAGTAGAAATCGTCGCGCCGGCCCAGGCCCACGGCTTCGATTGCCGTCAAGGCGTCCAGCACCTTGCCGGGCCCGACGGGCAGCCCGGCGGCGCGCAGGGTGCGGGCGAAATAGAGGATGTTCTCCGCCATGCGTCCATTGTCGGGCGGGGGTGCGCCGGGGCCGGAAGGGTCTTGCGGTTCGATCATGGGAGAAATCTTAGCGCAGCCAGGCCCGGTCAACCAGTCGCGTCGCCCAGCCGGGCCGCGAAGGATCAGGCGAAGGCGGCGTGGGACAACTCGGCCTTTACCTCGTCGAGGATGCGTGCGGCCTCGCTGCCCTGGATCTTGGCGATGTCGTCCTGGTATTTCAGCAGCACGCCCAGGGTGTCGTCCACGGCCTGGGGGTCGAGCGCCACCTTGTCGAGCTGGGTGAGGGCCTCGGCCCAGTCGAGGGTTTCGGCGATGCCCGGCGCCTTGAAGAGGTCCTCGTTGCGCAGCGACTGCACGAAGGCGACGACCTGGCGTGACAGCTCGGCGGGCACCTGCGGCGCCTTCACCTTCAGGATTTCCAGCTCGCGCGCGGCGCTGGGGAAGTCGACCCAGTGGTAGAAGCAACGCCGCTTCAGGGCGTCGTGGATTTCACGCGTGCGGTTGGAGGTGATGATGACGATCGGCGGCTCGGCGGCGGCGATGGTGCCGAGTTCGGGGATGGTGATCTGGAAGTCGGAGAGCACTTCCAGCAGGAAGGCCTCGAAGGGCTCGTCGGTTCGGTCCAACTCGTCGATCAGCAGCACCGGCGCGCCGTGTTCGTCGGGGCGCAGCGCCTGCAGCAGCGGCCGCTCGATGAGAAAGCGCTCGTCGAAGATGTCGCCGCTCAGCTGCTCGCGATCCTGTTCGCCGGCGGCCTCGGCGACGCGGATCTCCACCATCTGGCGCGGGTAGTTCCACTCGTAGACCGCCGCAGCGACGTCCAGGCCCTCGTAGCATTGCAGGCGCACCAGGCGGCGGCCCAGGGTCTCTGCCAGCACCTTGGCAATCTCGGTCTTGCCGACCCCGGCCTCGCCTTCGAGGAACAGCGGCCGGCCGCGTTTCAGCGCCAGGAAGAGGACCGTCGCCAAGTTGCGCTCGCCGATGTAGTTGCCGCGCGCCAGCAGGTTCAGGGTGTCGTCGACGGAATTGGGCAAGGGGGGCCTGTCGGCCATAGGAACTGTACTCGCTAACTTGAGGTGGGACCGCGGTGGGACAGCCCCTATTTTTGCAGCCAATCCCCGTCGGCT encodes the following:
- a CDS encoding XdhC family protein — translated: MKREILDRLQQARAAKQPTALVTDLTDGRQLLQADGDSLGELSLDAAQQAAVTASITTDRSGPLAEHPNLFVHVYNPPLRLLVVGAVHISQALVPIAQVAGYEVIVIDPRKAWANETRFPNVQLIDDWPDEAMTALAPDHRSAVVVLTHDPKLDDPALGVALRSPAFYVGALGSRKTHAKRVDRLRGQGLSDNEIARIHAPIGLAVGAKSPAEIAISIMAQITQVLHGVPPLVKAKQPEAPAKEMVG
- a CDS encoding MoxR family ATPase, with protein sequence MADRPPLPNSVDDTLNLLARGNYIGERNLATVLFLALKRGRPLFLEGEAGVGKTEIAKVLAETLGRRLVRLQCYEGLDVAAAVYEWNYPRQMVEIRVAEAAGEQDREQLSGDIFDERFLIERPLLQALRPDEHGAPVLLIDELDRTDEPFEAFLLEVLSDFQITIPELGTIAAAEPPIVIITSNRTREIHDALKRRCFYHWVDFPSAARELEILKVKAPQVPAELSRQVVAFVQSLRNEDLFKAPGIAETLDWAEALTQLDKVALDPQAVDDTLGVLLKYQDDIAKIQGSEAARILDEVKAELSHAAFA
- a CDS encoding XdhC family protein, with protein sequence MADGNMTTGKAEDLLAEAARWRDEGHKVALATVVATWGSSPRPVGSQLIVDDTLRLQGSVSGGCIEGAVVHEAQAIMAGAPPKLLEFGVTDEQAWDVGLACGGTVKVFVENVE
- a CDS encoding VWA domain-containing protein, which produces MIEPQDPSGPGAPPPDNGRMAENILYFARTLRAAGLPVGPGKVLDALTAIEAVGLGRRDDFYWTLHAVFVNRRDQQELFDQAFHVFWRNPEILQRMMALLLPDITPLAGQKPDAAEELSRRLSDAMRPKEGEGQEPDWEEEKQEIDAALTFSSKEVLQTTDFEKMSAAELAEARQAIQNMRLPIMEVPTRRFRPGGGRRADLRATMRAALRQGGDIIPLRFKKPRRRHPPLVVLCDISGSMSRYSRMLLHFMHAVTNDRDRVHTFVFGTRLTNITRHLRQKDVDVAIEKVAGSVVDWAGGTRIGACLHDFNVTWARRVLGQGAVVLLISDGLDRDNAAGLEGEVERLHKSCRRLIWLNPLLRYDAYQPKSLGAKALIPHVDDFRTVHNLQSLSDLSEVLSRPTMRREEGMTTWRTGT
- a CDS encoding molybdopterin-binding/glycosyltransferase family 2 protein; translation: MIFGPTAVTEAEDCILAHSLRGAGFSFKKGRRLSAEDVAALQNAGIAEVVAARLEDGDVHEDAAVTELAAALIGSGLTATASFTGRCNLMVAERGVLVADRARIDAFNLVDETITLATLAPYDLVEPRQMAATIKVIPFAVARGALDACLAVARNGPPLLSVAPLAARKVGLVQTQLAITKESVLDKTRQVMDQRLANLDCPAVLERRCAHDSGAVAEELKGLAGEGCDILLMSGASAIVDRRDVLPSGLEAAGGSVTHFGMPVDPGNLILLGELQGRPVVGLPGCARSPKVNGFDWVLQRLVAGLAVTPENVMRLGGGGLLKEIAARGLPRAEAVETPEGAPRAPKIAAVVLAAGRSRRMGKVNKLLVPVDGKPMVTHVLDALTASQAQPLAVVTGHDYAAVEGALPPRSREGRGFTLTHNPDYASGLSSSLRRGLAALPEDIDGVLVCLGDMPRVSPAVLNRLIAAFNPLEGRAICVPTWQGKRGNPVLFARRFFAEMQEIAGDTGARALIGEHADVVCEVPMDDDAVLLDVDTPEALAALSAS